The Malus domestica chromosome 10, GDT2T_hap1 nucleotide sequence agatgtgtcagcgaaaagagaaaataaaaaaatctcaaagttgttgagagagtttacgcatggcagttgtgtgttgaattggagtgGGTTGAACAatgcacagcctcctctatttatagcatcaGATACTTCCTAAGTAGAGTTAATCCGAGTAGTTAAACCCTACTCGGATTGGGACTTCTTCTTCTAATCAAACACCATCTCGAGTAATCCTACTCCCATCAGGATTTTGGACCTAACCTTTCTATCAGGCCGCATTCAAAATGTGTCTCAACCTCCTCATCTCACCGAGACTCCTTATCACATCAGGATTTCTGTTAACCGCAGAACTTCCCCCGCCTCTTCCTTATCCAGGCCGTTCCTTTTCCTACTAGGATTCAAACGACCCTAACCATGCGGCCCATGAACAAGACGACCCCTAGCAGTTTTTAAATAAATCCTTCCGGGCTGAGAATGATtctacactcggcccaaaccaatattttgggtCTAAacactttcttttatttctattaattaatgaaattatatttgtcaatcaaaagagaaagaaaaaactacttcttctattaccaaaaaaaaaaaaaaaatgatgagcaataatgtaatttcacatgttcaaattttactatttttattgaagcctcacctacaagtgatgttaaaatacctccaatattaaaaaaaaaaaaaaccaaaaaaaaaacctcccactcccctcacgttctttctctcatttttattttctacaaaaatatgttcatacacacaagTATGTGTAGACAAATGTTAGTATACAATTAAGCGCGCGGAGAGTGATTGCCTTCCAATTTGAAGAAGTTGTGCCACATGTTTtattttgctcaccaccatttagtgtggtgtatgCTTACCACCCTATTTATCACTGTTAGATAAGTTTGAATTTTCAAGATTCGTGTAGTGGATaagcacaaatctcaaaatttaaactcatctaacggtgataaatagggtggtgagcaaaaatgcactcttTATTCAATGCGTtttttaaataacaaaaaatttaccGGTGATAGTTTATAAGACAATTGTCACTTATGTCTCTCCATGAGACTTTTCCGTCAAATTAATTCAATTGCAGAATATATACAGGTCTCACAATTAGTCCATAAACTTTCAAGTCATTTAAGATTTAATTTGGTCCCTAAGCTATTTGATACCAAAAccaaacacatatttataattaaGCATGCCGGTCCTGTTGGAAAAATTAGACCCCTAATTTCTATATTAAATCACatacaaaattaagaaataattcaTTCAATTATTTATCAAAATTAATGCACGCACATGAGTAACCAATGTTAAATGAAAGTGacataatggattagaaaaatctaaaaattcGGCTGAGGCAAGTGTTAGACACTCTATCCTTAAttaagacaagtttacgccCCACTACGGTGCTTATGGTTGATCGGCGCTTGTCTCTCAAGATACAATGACCATGTCTTTGTAATAAtagcactccaaatcacaagaCTCCATGAGCCATGATGTGTTGAATACTCTATCACATAAACTCAATGTAGACTCTAATTTAGTGCAATATATGTATGATTAAAAGTTATTAAGTGATTGTAGGCGCtactctatttatagaatttgagATGCTTCTCTAGAAAGCATGTGACTATTTATGAAGAGTCAAAAGTTGCAATTCTTCATTTGAATAAACATGTATTTTCACCAAAAGGCatcatttttaatttccattcaattataaatttaatataataataatattattaaaattttcaacAGGTCCCATGTCCATACCACATCATCAAACCAACAGAGTTTGAAGTGAACTGGAGAGCGAGACAGGCATGCACCATTTGCATgacattttttttgtcaatttaattTACGTATGGAAGTTCTTGGACCAATTCTAAAATCTTCTCTTCATATTATAGGCCTTGCTtccacttttattaatttttttttattgaaagaaTCTACAAaccattttttatatatgtaaaacacTTTTTGAAAagcactccaaactttttatgTCTAAAGTTTTGACTCATAAACCATTTTGTTTGACAGAATTTCTGACAAAGTCAGAGGTTTGTATGAGAATAGAGAGAGACAAGAGAGAATAAGGCGGAGAAAAGAGGGTCAAGTAAAAGAGTtgtgaatttgaaattttatttaattttattcttTAATTAGTGGGATCCATGGCAGAAGCAGAATTTTACGTGAAAATGAGCTTtacataaatattttaaaaaatagataGTATTTACAAGAGAGTATAATACATGCTTTGATTAGtgagttaattaatttttttgaggCCTAAATGCTTTTTTTTCATGTTGAAATTAACCTTCCATTATCAAGCCAATATAGAGACTAATTAATCAAATATAAAGAGGATTAAGAGAAATTAACCTTCCAATATCAAGTCTATGAAATATGCTAGGGAAATCATATTTTGGAGACCACATAATGTGACAGTTGATGATTAGATTTCTTCTTTAATGATTTAAAGAAGCAGTCTAACCATTAACCGCAATATTATCACGTGGTCTCAAAATATGACTCAAATAAATAGTCTCTCTAGCATAACTCAAATTAATATAGAATAAGTTGggaattttcaaacaaaaaatgaGATGAATGGATTAGGAATTTAGGGAACAAAATATATGATATTTTAAAAACTTGGTAAAAATTTAAAGAGAACAAAGATATTTACAGACTTTAATATCTTTGTGGGTTGGGAATTTGGATGGCAAAATATATGAATTTTCAAGAAAGGGAGGAGGAAAAGGTCAAAGTTTATTTTCTTCAATTggcaatataaaataatatctttttataaaattaaactAGACTTCAGATTTTAAATTTAAGAGATTGATTTCTCTATAAAATAAGATGCTAATTTAAGTTTGAGGATGAGTGGTGCTgggagtttttttatttttatttttgaaaaaacgatattatctacattaaagggaGGGGTAGTTTCACAATgagttaacaataatgtggttcaaactcaCCTTTAGCAATAATCAAACATAAAACCTCTAACTTACAAATGaaatgaataccactagatcgcATTATTAATTTACACAGCTCTAATACCTCTTTCCCAATTTGAAATTtaacgttaaaaaaaaaaattaaattgttcAACAAATTGGACCTCGAGCAGTAAGTAGTATTCTAGTTAGCTAAAAAATCTTTAGTTTAACTTGCATGGCAGTAACCACCGGAATTATGCAATGGTCGATCAAGAGAATAATATAAAGCACTGCGCATCCCATCGTCAATGCTCGTTATCTGAACCTTCTTCGTTTTGGGTCAGAATCCCAGCCTGAAGCCCTAGGATCAACAACAtctccatatgcaccaccaCTTCCTTGACCCCATCCATCATTGCTCTTGCCACCCCAGCCACTGCCACTGCCACTTCCACCGGCACCCCAGCCACCTGGGAAAGCTTCCCTTCCCGGTGAGTTTTGAACCTTTGCACCCGGAAAGTTGCCCATATCATTTCGGCCTGGAAGAAGTTGCAAACCAAATAAGGTATTTCTCAATGTGTACTTAATTGAACTGCaagcaaaacaaacagattCAAATCCATGTTGTATAAGCTTCACCTGTTCGTGAACTCGATGTAGATGATCGATCCCTGCCAGAAGTCTGGCTTCTCCGCCCACCATCATTGGTTGAACCACCCCCACCACTGCCCACGGATGCCCCTGAAGAACCCCGAGTTGCAGGGCTTCGCATTGGCACAATAGCAGCAACTGATCTAATTGGTGGCCCTAACTCTTGCGGAGGGTCATTGACATGGCGTTGAAAATACTCTACAAGCTGATCAATTTTCTTAAACATCCGTTTTCTGAACTTGAATCCCTTTGGATACATTCCAACTAACTCGTGGTGTGGATTTGAACTCCGAATATAGGTCAGAATTATCGTGCCTGGATATTCATGTGATACCCCAAAGCTATAAACTATCCGCGCGGGATTCTCCAATTTCTCAATCTTCAAAAGAGCATCAACCTCTGCCTTTGTTCCCCTCCTGAACTTTCGATAATTTAGCATTGCCTTCAACTGAGCCACTAATGGATCAACATAACGATCCACCACCTGGATGTTAAGTTATAAACTGAAAAAGTAAGTAATAGGACTAATACAGTACAACTCTCTGATAACACATTGTGTTTAAAATACAAACCTCGTCCAAATCCTCAAAAGTGTCCTCCCCAATGGTCAGGGTCTTTCCAATACGGAGTATGCTCGTAAtgtccttcttttcctttccacCTTCAACTATGTCTTTATGAGCATAAACTCCATCATAAATCTTGAGGGTTAAGGATAAATGAGAAGGCCCACGGGAACTAGGACGAAAAATGCTTTCCCCAGGATCCTTATCAGACAATAACTGTTAGACATAACAGATGACAGCGTAAGAAATGGTTCGGGGATAATATAAATGTGTGTCTACGTAACTCAAGCAttcaataacaaaaataaagatgAAGATACCATAAAAATCTTAATATCAATTCAACCTTAACCTGCATAACACAAGCGGTTACTAATCAGAACTAAACTATCCTACATAATTCAAATTAACAGCCAAGTTAAAACATACCCTCATCGATTCATCTGCAGATATATTCTGGAAGCGAGGATGAACGATCATCCTTGGATTGAAATTCTTCTTTTCCAGCTGCATACTCTTCTGAGCTTTTTCTTGCTCACTCTGTAGACTTTTCCAGTCTTCTTGGTAATAGGTATCAAGATTCTGAATGTGAGATCGGTCATTTCTAATCTCACTCTCTCTATAAGCTAGGAACACCCGGTAACTTTTCTTTTGAATTGATTTGATCTTGCAAGTGAGAATATCACCCTCATTCAGTCTATCAGACAAGTCAGAAATACCCCTCCAATCATCTGGATGATAGTCTTCTTTCATAAGAATACCAGTCAATCCACATTCAAGAGCAAGTTGTGCACGATCAGCTTGCACCCTGCGAACTGTGACCTGCACAATTTTTCCTTCGGCAAGGGTATCCTCCGTTTCACCTGTAATCATGTAGAATTCTTCATCCTGGGTTGGTTCTTCATATTTTTTACGCCAGTCCTGAAAACCCTGTATTAATTCTCTCCTTATATCATACAATGTAATTATCTTTTTCTCACACCGTTTGCTTTTAGCATATTCTTCAACATCGATGTTCTTTAGATATTTAGGATGCTCCCTGACGAACCCCaccacatcatcatcatcattgcGACCTTCCACACCATAAACATCTTTCGCCAATTGTTCTGCAAGTTGATAAGATTCCGGATTGATTCTGGTATCATCCAGCAGATCAATATCGGTGTAGCTGCTACCAGCCGACCCACTCAGCCGAACACGCAGGAAACCACAAGCATTAATAAAAACCCTATTATCAAGCCCGTATTTTCTCTTTAACTTGTCCTTTAGTGTTGGTGGATTTGACGTGTCCTTTGACATGTCCTTTCGTGTATATACTGCTTCACCAAAGCCTACCAACATCTTCTGCAACGAGGCTGCCTTTCTAGGTCCGAGTCCAGAAATGAATTGAAGTGGTGCAAATAACCATTCGTGGCTTATAGCCAAATTTAGGTCAATGCCTACCTGGTTTGTAACATCTACCATGACCTGTTCAACCACCTCATACTTCTCATCTGGGGTGAGAAAGTGCTCAAGAGCGCAGATTTTCCAAGATAAGATCTCTCGTCCTGGTCCACAAAGCGTGGCAACCATGGCCAACGGATTTTGAAGATAACGCCCAAGAGCCACAGCCTTCTTGACAATGCCTGATAACATAGAAGAAATCAAAATCAGCCATAAGACATCTTCATAAACACAAAACTCAAAAGATCGGAAACATAAATATATACCTGACTGCAGCTGCATTGGTAGCTGATCAGATGAAATCCGAGAATTTTCATATAGGCGAGCCAAAGATTCATCCCCATGTACAATGCTTAGGCCATCCATATCAGCCCCAACATCTCTTGGATGCTCCTCCACCATCTTATAAATTATCTGATAAATGCAAGGGAGAAAAATAAGCATCACATAAACCAGATACggatttgatatatatatgatatgagCAGTGTATTAAAAGTGTGAGGCGTGGGCGAGGCGTCCAAGGGATAGTCCGGCCTAGGCATGAGGCGTGAGGTGTGAGGTGAAGCCTCACGGacctaattttttaatatatacactaagcgtacatatatattttattaaaaaaaaaattattaaccaATAATCACTTtgagcacacacatatattataaatatatatacacacatatatagacataatatatatatatataaaataaaggaTGAAAAGTacaataaacacatatataCAATGCACGCAGACAACATacacatccattatataaaaaataaaaattagaaaaaggcAGAGAGACGATAGTGTAAGGAAGAGGTATGAGGCagttaaaaccctacccaaaatttgggtttgggagttaaaaaaaaaaaagccctgaGGTGTGCCTTTCCGCTGCCTAGGCGGCTCCGACAAAGCCTTACGCCCACTCCCTCAAAACAGAGGCGGCAACCCTCAAGCCCAGCCTCAGAGGACACCTAGACGCACCCTGATGCGAGCCTCTTAAAACATTGGTTATGAGGTACATATATACTCGATACAGATTAAGAAAATACATGTACAGAACcagataaaaatgaaaaacaacatAAGAAAGTGCATTTCTTCATTTCGTATCTGATTATTTGTACTAAGATTAATCTTCCAACTGAATAATCTTCTTCTATAGAAGATACAACTTCCATCAGAAGAAAGATAAACCACAAAAAAGGATGGTAAAGAATCCTTTGAATTTTAACTGCTAAGATGAACAAGGCATTCAGAGAAAAGGCTGGTGATAATTTTTCTAAAATTGCTTCATTATTTCCTCCTCTCCTCCCCAAAAAAAcgttaattaaataaatacacCATCACAAGAAAAGCTATataagaagagaaagaaatattaGCTATataagaagagaaagaaatattaCATTCCACTACTCCTAGAGAAAAAGAATCGTAATACACACAAACCAGTGAACAAAATGATTACTATAATAACACTCACCTCATAGATATCGTCCTTCAGGCGAGTACAAGACAAGTTAACACCCCCTAGGACGACGACGTGTGGTTGATGATCAATCATGAACTTCAAAATGCGTTCTTGTTCATCCTTTTTACGCTTCTCGTCATTAGCATTGAGGAAGCGTAAAGAGAGGGCCCCGGCATAAAGTACATCTAGCACCTCCCCAGATGAATCTAACATCACAAAAGTGGTTGCTGGGTTACCAGGTCCCCAAAAGCAAGCCATGACCTTCGGTGCAGCTTCATTGTTTGAGCTACCATCATTTTCCTTCCGTTGATAAGGTCCCACAGAGACTTGATTCCACAAAGCATTTCCGTATTCCACACGTAACCAGTGTTTTGCTCTACTAGTCAATAAGGATCTTGCTTCTTTCTCAATTGAAGGTAGAAGGAAATTAAAAAGTGCATCCTGCAATATCAGCTTCCGCTGCTCATTCCACAGTTGTGCAGATTTACTAACACCATCACTAAGATAGTACTCATTAAAGTCGCTGATCAACTTATTTAGTCTGTCTTCCGGCAGCTGAATAGTAACTTGAAGAAGCTTCTCCTCTTCAGCCTTCTGGATAAGCAGCCATTGCGCGCCCTCGAATCTATTTAATGGCTTTCTTTTCAGCCACTTCACCCCTGCAAACTGATGAGAAGCATCTATTGCAACATTTCCTTCAAGTGTTGGGTTTGTTGATATCTCAGTTATATCCAAGTAATTGCTTCGAACATACTTCCTGACACATGGCTCCCAACTTATCTCAACAGCTGCCTGAAAGAAGCCAGAAAGAAACATCAAAATACTTACAACCTAAAATTTCTATGAAATTTTCTATGAACAATGCATACCATATGCCTAGCTCCTTTGAGCACGGCTTGAGGTGTATCGAACATTGCACATGTAAAGGTGGAAGCCATCTCCTCTGGTGTCTCCTTAGCATCCTCCAACTCATCCATTCTCATATTTTCTAGTGATAATTGCAGTCCAAATTGCTCAGAGCTGTAGCCGA carries:
- the LOC103445449 gene encoding transcription elongation factor SPT6 homolog codes for the protein MGKGVVSDEEDEMIHGEDEDRSLVDDVAVDDSDGGGDGDDVEDEEEEGEGLDEYEKDDFLVDDVEDEEEEEEGRADSDEEERQKKKKKKKREEYVLDDDDYDLLEDNNVYAFRRKSQGKFKRLKKAQRNSEGVSDGKTIEQSLFDGEEGYPLEDIAEEEEPEAEADGDVGEDDMADFIVDDEEFDVTGSPVRQGKVKRRKSTKAPEVPSSSLQEAHDIFGDPQQLIELRKQGLDSGEWRNMRIKDQFEPSVLSEKYMTDKDEQIQALDIPERIQIYETCTGSPPLNAKRIDDESTWIYDQLTSGIIPFYGMTDLGKSISRDDIRNFLELHHVQMFDIPFIAMYRKEECLSLLKDPKHLELEDENQDKNKNKPELKWHRLLWTIQDLDRKWLLLQKRKSALKSYYKKRFEVESQCISEETRLTLNQQLFESVMKSLEAAKSEREVDDADAKFNLHFPPGEGGVDAGQYKRPKRKSLYSICIKAGLWHAARKFGYSSEQFGLQLSLENMRMDELEDAKETPEEMASTFTCAMFDTPQAVLKGARHMAAVEISWEPCVRKYVRSNYLDITEISTNPTLEGNVAIDASHQFAGVKWLKRKPLNRFEGAQWLLIQKAEEEKLLQVTIQLPEDRLNKLISDFNEYYLSDGVSKSAQLWNEQRKLILQDALFNFLLPSIEKEARSLLTSRAKHWLRVEYGNALWNQVSVGPYQRKENDGSSNNEAAPKVMACFWGPGNPATTFVMLDSSGEVLDVLYAGALSLRFLNANDEKRKKDEQERILKFMIDHQPHVVVLGGVNLSCTRLKDDIYEIIYKMVEEHPRDVGADMDGLSIVHGDESLARLYENSRISSDQLPMQLQSGIVKKAVALGRYLQNPLAMVATLCGPGREILSWKICALEHFLTPDEKYEVVEQVMVDVTNQVGIDLNLAISHEWLFAPLQFISGLGPRKAASLQKMLVGFGEAVYTRKDMSKDTSNPPTLKDKLKRKYGLDNRVFINACGFLRVRLSGSAGSSYTDIDLLDDTRINPESYQLAEQLAKDVYGVEGRNDDDDVVGFVREHPKYLKNIDVEEYAKSKRCEKKIITLYDIRRELIQGFQDWRKKYEEPTQDEEFYMITGETEDTLAEGKIVQVTVRRVQADRAQLALECGLTGILMKEDYHPDDWRGISDLSDRLNEGDILTCKIKSIQKKSYRVFLAYRESEIRNDRSHIQNLDTYYQEDWKSLQSEQEKAQKSMQLEKKNFNPRMIVHPRFQNISADESMRLLSDKDPGESIFRPSSRGPSHLSLTLKIYDGVYAHKDIVEGGKEKKDITSILRIGKTLTIGEDTFEDLDEVVDRYVDPLVAQLKAMLNYRKFRRGTKAEVDALLKIEKLENPARIVYSFGVSHEYPGTIILTYIRSSNPHHELVGMYPKGFKFRKRMFKKIDQLVEYFQRHVNDPPQELGPPIRSVAAIVPMRSPATRGSSGASVGSGGGGSTNDGGRRSQTSGRDRSSTSSSRTGRNDMGNFPGAKVQNSPGREAFPGGWGAGGSGSGSGWGGKSNDGWGQGSGGAYGDVVDPRASGWDSDPKRRRFR